In the genome of Nocardia sp. NBC_00416, one region contains:
- a CDS encoding pyridoxamine 5'-phosphate oxidase family protein, with amino-acid sequence MAEVFAHIDEPLREFIRKQAMFFVATAPSDGGRVNLSPKGYRDTFAVLDDHTVAYLDLFGSGVETIAHLRDNGRITIMFCSFTRNSRILRLFGTGRAVRPDDPEFDRIREHFGNDHPGVRMAIVIAVDRIADSCGYSVPYYDLVGERPVLDAHHARQSDEKFAGRIAGDNGHSIDGLPALDPEHPLPSVIER; translated from the coding sequence GTGGCCGAAGTGTTCGCGCATATCGACGAGCCGTTGCGCGAGTTCATCCGGAAGCAGGCGATGTTCTTCGTCGCGACCGCACCGTCCGACGGTGGCCGGGTGAACTTGTCTCCCAAGGGGTACCGCGACACCTTCGCCGTGCTGGACGACCACACCGTGGCCTATCTCGACCTGTTCGGCAGCGGTGTGGAGACCATCGCGCACCTGCGCGACAACGGCCGGATCACCATCATGTTCTGCTCGTTCACCCGGAACTCCCGCATCCTGCGCCTGTTCGGCACCGGCCGGGCCGTCCGGCCCGACGACCCGGAGTTCGACAGGATCCGGGAGCATTTCGGGAACGATCATCCCGGTGTCCGGATGGCGATCGTGATCGCCGTGGATCGCATTGCCGATTCGTGCGGGTACTCGGTGCCCTACTACGACCTCGTCGGCGAACGCCCGGTGCTCGATGCCCATCACGCCAGGCAGTCCGATGAGAAGTTCGCCGGGCGGATCGCCGGCGACAACGGGCACAGCATCGATGGTCTGCCCGCGCTGGACCCCGAGCATCCCCTGCCCTCCGTGATCGAGCGCTGA
- the cobG gene encoding precorrin-3B synthase, with amino-acid sequence MARTNPDSCPGVLRLHQAADGPLARVRVPGGMLSPGQLQVLAEAAGELGDGNIELTSRGNVQLRRIRDADALADRLDGAGLLPSRTHERVRNIIASPLSGRVGSHPDIRPLVAELDAGLLAAPRLAELPGRVLFTLDDGRGDVSALRPDIGLYALDDDRFALLLAGGDSGIRVSLAEAVEVLLAAADGFLGLGGGQWRLHEVDDGVVRLSAHLGLTPGPGRVELPEAPDPPIGWLPQNDGLVALGAGVRLGSLPARTAEFLAAVERPLLLTPWRGLIVTDLAEGAAEQVVRVLAPMGLVFDAASPWLRITACAGLPGCAKSHTDVRADAAAAVESGRTAAEGTAPGTSIPGVEVATAGRQHWSGCDRRCGRPTGPVTDVVAAADGYRVVLPGS; translated from the coding sequence ATGGCGCGCACAAATCCCGATTCCTGCCCCGGCGTCCTGCGGTTGCACCAGGCCGCCGACGGTCCGCTGGCACGGGTTCGGGTACCAGGGGGAATGCTCTCGCCCGGTCAACTCCAGGTACTGGCCGAGGCGGCCGGGGAACTCGGGGACGGGAATATCGAGCTGACCTCACGCGGCAATGTGCAGCTGCGCCGCATCCGGGACGCCGACGCCCTCGCCGACCGGCTGGACGGCGCCGGACTCCTGCCGAGCCGGACCCATGAACGCGTGCGCAACATCATCGCTTCTCCCCTGTCGGGGCGGGTCGGCTCGCATCCCGATATCCGCCCCTTGGTCGCGGAGCTCGACGCGGGGCTGCTGGCCGCGCCGCGACTGGCCGAGCTCCCGGGCCGGGTGCTGTTCACACTGGACGACGGTCGCGGCGATGTGAGCGCCCTGCGTCCGGATATCGGGCTGTACGCACTCGACGACGACCGATTCGCGCTACTGCTCGCGGGCGGGGACAGCGGGATCCGGGTGTCCCTCGCCGAAGCAGTCGAAGTCCTGCTGGCGGCCGCAGACGGGTTCCTGGGCCTCGGCGGCGGCCAGTGGCGTCTGCACGAGGTCGACGACGGCGTGGTGCGCCTGTCCGCGCACCTGGGACTCACGCCCGGACCCGGCCGCGTAGAGCTTCCCGAGGCGCCCGACCCGCCGATCGGATGGCTACCGCAGAACGACGGACTGGTCGCGCTGGGAGCAGGGGTGCGCCTGGGCTCACTGCCGGCCCGGACCGCCGAGTTCCTCGCCGCCGTCGAGCGGCCCCTCCTGCTCACACCGTGGCGCGGCCTGATCGTCACCGACCTGGCGGAGGGGGCCGCCGAACAAGTGGTCCGGGTGCTGGCGCCGATGGGCCTCGTCTTCGACGCCGCCTCGCCGTGGTTGCGGATCACCGCCTGCGCCGGTCTGCCGGGATGTGCGAAATCCCATACCGACGTCCGCGCCGACGCCGCCGCCGCGGTCGAATCGGGGCGCACCGCGGCGGAGGGCACGGCGCCCGGGACCTCGATCCCCGGTGTGGAGGTCGCCACTGCCGGCCGCCAGCACTGGTCGGGTTGCGATCGACGCTGCGGACGGCCCACCGGTCCGGTCACCGACGTCGTCGCTGCAGCGGACGGGTACCGGGTAGTGCTGCCCGGCAGCTGA
- a CDS encoding oxygenase MpaB family protein — protein MGAPDTAATSPLVGAPLGPGSLTWEYAGDLRNMLFLGRTGILQNMHPAVGAALQDHSNFFQDPWDRLIRSLPQIQGMIYDADSAAQAGRVRDYHRPLKGTDSRGARYHALNPEVYWWTHATFVELTIALNEHFGTPLTAAEKDQLIAEGITWWRMYGLSDRVLVANYADFEEYWNRTIDEVLEANATTEFALRLGSVRIPAMPGIPEPVWSVIWRPVMAFNVWLANGLMPERAREILDLRWTRADQKLFGVFAAAVRTVWPVLPDRLRYAPRAYAGVKRVRSA, from the coding sequence ATGGGTGCCCCGGATACCGCCGCCACATCCCCACTGGTAGGCGCACCACTCGGACCAGGGTCGCTGACCTGGGAATACGCCGGAGACCTGCGGAACATGCTGTTCTTGGGCCGCACCGGAATCCTGCAGAACATGCATCCGGCGGTCGGCGCGGCACTGCAGGATCATTCGAACTTCTTCCAGGACCCGTGGGATCGCCTGATCCGTTCGCTGCCGCAGATCCAGGGCATGATCTACGACGCCGATTCCGCCGCGCAGGCGGGGCGGGTCCGCGACTACCACCGGCCACTGAAGGGAACCGACTCCCGCGGTGCGCGCTATCACGCGCTGAATCCCGAGGTGTACTGGTGGACCCACGCCACTTTCGTCGAACTGACGATCGCGCTCAACGAGCATTTCGGTACCCCGCTCACCGCCGCCGAGAAGGACCAGCTGATCGCCGAGGGCATCACCTGGTGGCGTATGTACGGACTGTCCGACCGAGTGCTGGTGGCGAACTACGCGGACTTCGAGGAGTACTGGAACCGCACCATCGACGAAGTGCTCGAAGCGAACGCGACCACCGAGTTCGCGCTCCGGCTGGGCAGCGTGCGGATCCCGGCGATGCCCGGAATACCCGAACCGGTGTGGTCGGTGATCTGGCGGCCGGTGATGGCGTTCAATGTATGGCTGGCCAACGGGCTCATGCCCGAGCGGGCCCGGGAGATCCTCGACCTGCGCTGGACGAGGGCAGATCAGAAGCTGTTCGGGGTGTTCGCGGCGGCGGTCCGCACCGTGTGGCCCGTGCTCCCGGACCGGTTGCGGTATGCGCCGCGCGCCTATGCGGGCGTAAAGCGGGTGCGCTCGGCCTGA
- a CDS encoding NDMA-dependent alcohol dehydrogenase, producing the protein MKTKGALIWEFNQPWQIEEIEIGDPRTHEVKVQLEAAGMCHSDHHLVTGGIPMMGFPVLGGHEGAGVVVEVGEGVDDLAVGDHVVLSFIPSCGKCRSCQAGLRNLCDLGALLLAGTSVTDGSFRIQARGQDVYPMALLGTFSPYLVVHQSSVVKIDPSIPFEVACLVGCGVTTGYGSAVRTADIRPGDDVAIIGLGGVGISALQGADHAGARFIFAVDPVPWKREQALKFGATHAYATIEEATAACAEITWGGMAKKVIVTVGEVHGEDVDSWMGITAKAGTCVLTAMGNLTDNKTTLNLSMLSLLQKNLQGTIFGGGNPHYDIPHLLSMYQVGKLNLDDMVTRQYRLEDINDGYQDMLAGRNIRGIIRYTDADR; encoded by the coding sequence ATGAAGACCAAAGGTGCTCTCATCTGGGAATTCAATCAGCCGTGGCAGATCGAGGAGATCGAAATCGGCGATCCCCGCACACACGAGGTGAAGGTCCAACTCGAAGCGGCCGGGATGTGCCATTCCGACCATCACCTGGTGACCGGCGGCATCCCGATGATGGGATTCCCGGTACTCGGCGGCCACGAAGGCGCCGGCGTGGTCGTCGAAGTCGGTGAAGGCGTGGACGATCTCGCGGTGGGCGACCACGTCGTGCTCTCGTTCATCCCGTCGTGCGGGAAATGCCGGTCCTGTCAGGCCGGTTTGCGCAATCTGTGCGATCTGGGCGCACTCCTGCTCGCGGGCACCTCGGTGACCGACGGGTCGTTCCGCATCCAGGCCCGCGGCCAGGATGTCTACCCGATGGCCCTGCTGGGCACCTTCTCGCCGTACCTGGTGGTGCACCAGAGTTCGGTGGTGAAGATCGACCCGTCCATCCCGTTCGAGGTGGCCTGCCTGGTCGGCTGCGGTGTGACCACCGGATACGGATCGGCCGTGCGCACCGCCGATATCCGGCCCGGCGACGATGTCGCCATCATCGGTCTCGGCGGGGTCGGGATCTCCGCCCTGCAGGGCGCCGACCACGCGGGCGCCCGGTTCATCTTCGCGGTCGACCCGGTGCCGTGGAAACGCGAACAGGCACTGAAGTTCGGGGCGACCCATGCCTACGCCACCATCGAGGAAGCCACCGCCGCCTGCGCGGAGATCACCTGGGGCGGTATGGCCAAGAAGGTGATCGTGACCGTGGGCGAGGTCCACGGCGAGGACGTCGACAGCTGGATGGGCATCACCGCCAAGGCCGGAACCTGCGTACTCACCGCCATGGGCAATCTGACCGACAACAAGACCACGTTGAACCTGTCCATGCTGTCGCTGCTGCAGAAGAACCTGCAGGGCACCATCTTCGGCGGCGGCAACCCGCACTACGACATCCCGCACCTGCTGTCGATGTACCAGGTGGGCAAGCTGAACCTCGACGATATGGTCACCCGCCAGTACCGGCTCGAGGACATCAACGACGGCTATCAGGACATGCTCGCCGGGCGCAATATCCGCGGCATCATCCGCTACACCGACGCGGACCGCTGA
- a CDS encoding NAD(P)H-dependent amine dehydrogenase family protein, translating to MSYRVVQWATGSVGRAALECVIDHPDLELVGCWVHSPGKKGRDVGELIGREPLGVTATDSIDEILALAADAVVYAPLLPRPDEVAALLRSGKNVVTPVGWFYPADTQAEPMRQACLEGGTTLHGTGIDPGGVTEVFPLMLSAMTAAVTYVRGEEFSDIRTYSAPDVVRHIMRFGATPAEAAEGPMTKLLDGGFRQSVRMILDTLGFTTTPEIRTVHEIAVATAPIDSPIGTIEPGRVAGQRFHWEAVAAGETVVRIGVNWLMGQQDLDPPWTLGEAGERFEIEIDGDPGTFVTIRGWQPEPGDPADAKNPGIAATAAHCVNSIPYVCAAELGIRTSVDLPMVTGRAHPRFLNTGQ from the coding sequence GTGAGTTACCGGGTCGTTCAGTGGGCCACCGGATCGGTCGGCCGCGCGGCGCTCGAATGCGTCATCGACCACCCCGACCTCGAACTGGTGGGCTGCTGGGTGCACTCGCCGGGCAAGAAGGGGCGTGATGTGGGCGAGCTCATCGGCCGCGAACCCCTCGGCGTCACGGCGACCGACAGCATCGACGAGATCCTCGCGCTGGCCGCCGACGCGGTGGTCTATGCACCGTTGCTGCCGCGCCCGGACGAGGTGGCGGCACTGCTGCGGTCCGGGAAGAACGTCGTGACGCCGGTCGGCTGGTTCTACCCGGCCGATACGCAGGCCGAGCCGATGCGGCAGGCCTGCCTGGAAGGCGGAACCACCTTGCACGGCACCGGGATCGATCCCGGTGGCGTCACCGAGGTGTTCCCGCTGATGCTGTCGGCCATGACCGCGGCGGTCACCTACGTCCGCGGCGAGGAATTCTCCGATATCAGGACCTACAGCGCACCCGATGTCGTCCGGCACATCATGCGATTCGGCGCCACCCCGGCCGAAGCCGCGGAAGGCCCGATGACGAAACTGCTCGACGGCGGATTCCGGCAATCGGTCCGGATGATTCTGGATACGCTCGGATTCACCACGACACCGGAGATCCGGACCGTGCACGAGATCGCGGTCGCCACCGCGCCGATCGACTCACCGATCGGAACCATCGAACCCGGGCGGGTAGCCGGGCAGCGATTCCACTGGGAGGCGGTCGCCGCGGGTGAGACCGTGGTGCGAATCGGCGTCAACTGGCTGATGGGCCAACAGGACCTGGACCCGCCGTGGACCCTGGGCGAGGCCGGGGAACGCTTCGAGATCGAGATCGACGGCGATCCCGGCACCTTCGTCACCATCCGCGGCTGGCAACCCGAACCCGGCGACCCCGCGGATGCCAAGAATCCCGGCATCGCCGCGACCGCCGCGCATTGCGTCAACTCGATCCCGTATGTCTGTGCGGCCGAACTGGGAATCCGGACCTCGGTGGACCTTCCGATGGTGACGGGCCGGGCCCACCCGAGATTCCTGAACACCGGACAGTGA
- a CDS encoding nitroreductase family deazaflavin-dependent oxidoreductase, whose product MAEDWNTQIITEFRANGGRVGGPFEGAPMVLLHHRGRRSGRDAVTPLMYMADEQDPDGLVYLFASKAGAPAHPDWYHNLTAAGQATVERGSETYPVTVAEVTGEQRDRVYAEQARRYPGFAEYEQKASGFRTIPVLALRRA is encoded by the coding sequence ATGGCAGAGGACTGGAACACCCAGATCATCACCGAATTCCGGGCGAACGGCGGCCGGGTCGGAGGACCTTTCGAGGGCGCGCCGATGGTGTTGCTGCACCACCGGGGCCGCCGGTCCGGTCGTGATGCGGTGACCCCGCTGATGTACATGGCGGACGAGCAGGATCCCGACGGTCTGGTCTACCTGTTCGCCAGCAAGGCCGGAGCGCCGGCCCACCCCGACTGGTATCACAACCTCACCGCCGCCGGGCAGGCCACGGTGGAGCGGGGTTCGGAAACCTATCCGGTGACAGTGGCGGAGGTGACGGGCGAACAGCGCGACCGCGTCTACGCCGAACAGGCGCGCCGGTACCCCGGGTTCGCCGAGTACGAACAGAAGGCGAGTGGGTTCCGCACGATTCCGGTGCTCGCGCTGCGCCGCGCCTGA
- a CDS encoding lipocalin family protein: protein MAFGAVAAAGGAVAQPPGPTGPAPVPALDLDRYLGTWNQLAAVPQPFNLDCARDTRAEYTLDPQGDVAVHNSCTTWSGGRNEIRGTARVNDAVTGAQLHVSFPGVPGQEALDGPTNYIVTALAPDYSWALVTDPTRLSGFVLARDTALDAPTWDQVRAAIAGAGQTPCMYLTSPTPGGWPDIAPLCLR, encoded by the coding sequence ATGGCCTTCGGCGCCGTGGCCGCCGCCGGCGGTGCCGTCGCGCAGCCGCCGGGTCCCACCGGCCCCGCGCCGGTGCCTGCCCTGGATCTCGACCGGTATCTCGGCACCTGGAATCAACTGGCCGCCGTACCCCAGCCGTTCAACCTCGACTGCGCTCGCGACACCCGGGCGGAGTACACACTCGACCCGCAGGGCGATGTCGCCGTCCACAATTCGTGTACGACCTGGTCGGGTGGGCGCAACGAGATCCGCGGTACCGCCAGAGTCAACGATGCGGTGACCGGGGCGCAACTGCACGTGAGTTTCCCGGGAGTCCCGGGACAGGAGGCACTCGACGGGCCGACGAACTACATCGTCACCGCCCTCGCCCCCGACTATTCGTGGGCGCTGGTCACCGACCCGACTCGGCTGTCGGGCTTCGTCCTGGCCCGTGACACCGCGCTCGACGCCCCCACCTGGGACCAGGTGCGCGCCGCCATCGCCGGGGCCGGCCAGACACCGTGCATGTACCTCACCTCGCCCACCCCCGGCGGATGGCCCGATATCGCGCCCTTGTGCCTGCGCTGA
- a CDS encoding MerR family transcriptional regulator gives MSDGSAPATDAAGYTVRAVADRLGIPTATLRSWNRRYEIGPTGHRPGTHRLYTEADIAQLNQMLELIRAGATPAGAAAAARAPVSAPGDRTSLLTAAFELDYRSVTTQLAAHLRVHGVVATWERLCRPAFADIVARQLGGEGCIDVEHLLSWCITSALHRNNPPAPLGRRPIVLACTSGETHALPLEVLRAALAERGVGAQMLGADVPTDALTDTLHRLRRPADLMLWSQHESTALTSSVRASAEAGARVFVGGPGWDAVILPPPVERLMTLTEAVDRLA, from the coding sequence ATGTCCGACGGTTCCGCCCCCGCCACCGACGCGGCCGGGTACACCGTCCGCGCGGTCGCCGATCGCCTCGGCATCCCCACGGCCACCCTGCGCAGCTGGAACCGGCGCTACGAAATCGGGCCCACCGGGCACCGTCCGGGAACCCATCGCCTGTACACCGAAGCCGATATCGCGCAACTGAATCAGATGCTCGAACTCATCCGCGCGGGCGCCACACCCGCCGGCGCTGCGGCGGCGGCGCGGGCGCCCGTCTCGGCCCCCGGCGACCGGACCTCGCTGCTCACCGCCGCATTCGAGCTCGACTATCGTTCGGTGACCACGCAATTGGCTGCCCACCTGCGCGTCCACGGCGTGGTAGCGACCTGGGAACGACTGTGCCGGCCCGCGTTCGCCGATATCGTGGCACGACAGCTGGGCGGCGAAGGCTGCATCGATGTCGAACACCTCCTGTCGTGGTGCATCACCTCGGCGCTGCATCGCAACAACCCGCCGGCCCCGCTGGGTCGCCGGCCCATCGTGCTGGCCTGCACGAGCGGGGAGACCCATGCGCTGCCCCTCGAGGTATTGCGCGCCGCCCTGGCCGAACGCGGGGTCGGCGCACAGATGCTCGGGGCGGATGTGCCCACCGACGCCCTCACCGACACTCTGCACCGGTTGCGTCGGCCCGCCGATCTGATGCTGTGGTCGCAGCACGAATCGACCGCGCTGACCTCCAGCGTGCGCGCGAGCGCCGAGGCCGGTGCGCGGGTCTTCGTCGGCGGCCCGGGATGGGACGCGGTGATCCTCCCGCCGCCGGTCGAGCGGCTGATGACCCTCACCGAAGCAGTCGATCGACTCGCCTGA
- a CDS encoding NAD(P)/FAD-dependent oxidoreductase yields MVEQGTADRSVRQVAVVGSGVAGLTAAWVLAGTARVTLYEADTRLGGHADTHSVCAADGRALGVDTGFIVHNARTYPTLLRLFADLGVATQETDMSMSVRCDGCGLEYAGARGLGGLFPRAASLTRGRYLRLLAEVPRFQRLARAELTAGPAAAPTLGEFSRRAGFSPYFISHFLTPLVSAVWSCDPMTALRYPARYLFTFLEHHGMLTVFGSPTWRTVRGGSATYVRAVAERLDAVLPGTPVRTVNRLPDGVAVRDAADEVRVFDAAVIATHPDQALRILAEPTAVEEAVLAAMPYSVNRTVLHTDAAVLPTAPRARASWNYRLPGCDATPDRVLVSYDLTRLHRLAGAAERRFVVTLGDEDAVDPGTVLDRMVYEHPQYTPESVAAQRRLGEIGCARVAFAGAYHGWGFHEDGALSGLRAAERLGARWPDRSLRPIPTS; encoded by the coding sequence ATGGTCGAGCAGGGCACAGCGGACCGGTCCGTGCGGCAGGTGGCGGTAGTGGGCAGCGGAGTCGCGGGACTCACCGCGGCCTGGGTGCTCGCGGGCACGGCCCGGGTCACCCTCTACGAGGCCGATACCCGGCTGGGCGGTCATGCCGACACCCATTCGGTCTGCGCCGCGGACGGCCGCGCGCTCGGCGTGGACACCGGATTCATCGTGCACAACGCACGGACCTACCCGACACTGCTGCGCCTGTTCGCCGATCTCGGCGTCGCTACCCAGGAAACCGATATGAGCATGTCGGTGCGCTGCGACGGTTGCGGGCTCGAATACGCGGGCGCCCGCGGTCTCGGCGGATTGTTCCCCCGGGCAGCTTCCCTCACGCGCGGGCGGTACCTGCGGCTGCTCGCCGAGGTGCCGCGCTTCCAGCGCCTGGCCCGTGCCGAACTGACGGCCGGACCGGCGGCGGCGCCTACCCTCGGTGAGTTCAGCCGCCGAGCCGGCTTCTCCCCCTACTTCATCAGCCATTTCCTGACGCCGCTGGTCTCGGCCGTGTGGTCGTGCGATCCGATGACCGCGTTGCGCTATCCGGCCCGCTACCTGTTCACCTTCCTGGAGCACCACGGCATGCTGACCGTTTTCGGCTCACCCACGTGGCGGACGGTCCGCGGCGGTTCGGCGACCTACGTGCGGGCGGTGGCCGAACGGCTCGACGCGGTCCTGCCCGGCACACCCGTACGCACGGTGAACCGGCTGCCCGACGGGGTGGCCGTCCGTGACGCCGCCGACGAGGTCCGGGTCTTCGACGCCGCGGTGATCGCCACCCACCCCGACCAGGCGCTGCGGATCCTCGCCGAGCCCACCGCCGTCGAAGAAGCCGTCCTGGCCGCCATGCCCTATTCGGTGAACCGGACCGTGCTGCACACCGACGCCGCCGTACTGCCGACGGCCCCGCGGGCCCGAGCTTCGTGGAACTACCGGCTCCCCGGATGCGACGCGACACCGGACCGCGTACTGGTGAGCTATGACCTGACCCGGCTGCACCGCCTCGCCGGGGCCGCCGAGCGCCGGTTCGTGGTCACCCTCGGCGACGAGGACGCCGTCGACCCCGGCACCGTCCTGGACCGGATGGTCTACGAGCATCCGCAGTACACGCCGGAATCCGTGGCGGCCCAGCGGCGGCTCGGCGAAATAGGCTGCGCACGGGTCGCTTTCGCCGGCGCATACCACGGCTGGGGGTTCCACGAGGACGGTGCATTGTCCGGGCTGCGCGCCGCCGAACGACTCGGCGCGCGCTGGCCCGACCGTTCCCTACGGCCCATACCCACGTCATGA
- a CDS encoding DUF1365 domain-containing protein, with protein sequence MTGRLVYTTIDHVRHTPVHHRFRYRSYSWLVDLDDLPRLPRALRPLAELRARDHLGDPERGLRANVDDFLAEHGIGLTDGRILMLTNARVLGFVFNPLTLYWCRDRTGRPVCVVAEVHNTYGERHRYLLRTDDRGRADTAKQFYVSPFNDVSGEYRMLLPEPGDHLDLSITLRRDRPVLTASVRGTCRPASTGTILAAALTMPLAPLAIAARIRIQGIRLWLRGLPVVPRPVSPTEEPSR encoded by the coding sequence ATGACCGGCCGGCTCGTGTACACCACCATCGACCACGTGCGCCACACTCCGGTGCACCACCGGTTCCGGTACCGCAGCTACAGCTGGCTGGTCGACCTCGACGATCTACCACGGCTGCCCCGCGCGCTGCGACCGCTGGCCGAGCTGCGTGCCCGCGACCACCTCGGCGACCCGGAGCGCGGCCTACGTGCGAACGTCGACGACTTTCTGGCCGAACACGGAATCGGCCTGACCGACGGCCGCATCCTGATGCTGACCAACGCGCGGGTTCTCGGCTTCGTGTTCAACCCCCTCACCCTCTACTGGTGCCGCGACCGGACCGGAAGGCCGGTATGCGTGGTCGCCGAAGTGCACAACACCTACGGCGAGCGTCACCGCTACTTGCTGCGCACCGACGACCGCGGCCGCGCCGACACCGCCAAGCAGTTCTATGTGTCGCCGTTCAACGATGTATCCGGCGAATACCGGATGCTGCTGCCCGAGCCCGGCGACCACCTGGATCTGTCCATCACACTGCGGCGCGACCGCCCCGTTCTCACCGCGTCGGTACGCGGCACGTGCCGCCCCGCGTCCACCGGCACGATCCTGGCCGCCGCACTGACCATGCCGCTGGCACCGTTGGCCATCGCGGCCCGGATCCGGATCCAGGGCATCCGGCTCTGGCTGCGCGGCCTTCCTGTCGTACCCCGTCCCGTATCGCCGACCGAGGAGCCGTCCCGGTGA
- a CDS encoding cyclopropane-fatty-acyl-phospholipid synthase family protein, with the protein MTTELTIPTAPPGLSWPDVDRVPTGVRASVAAAVAHRLFRRALGRLPLRVEYPDGTALGCSRGDLGAPRLVLHRPDDFAARLGVSGLIGFGEAYMAGDWSAPDPAAALTVLAAHIESLIPAALQTLRGLYVAKHPGAQRNTRDNTRDNIARHYDLSNDFFALFLDETMTYSSALFPATAPPPRWPDLAAAQHRKIDRVLDAARVGPGTRVLEIGTGWGALAIRAAERGARVRSVTLSTEQRELARARIDAAGATDRVRVDLLDYREVDGEYDAVVSVEMIEAVGCEYLDTYFRSIEGLLAPRGRAALQAITMPHRRMLATRDTYTWIQKYIFPGGFLPSTRLIAETVARGTELRVTERFPMGAHYAHTLRLWRERFDEYTDQVDGLGFDPVFRRMWQFYLAYAEAGFRSGYLDVEQFVLTRRDEEIR; encoded by the coding sequence GTGACCACCGAATTGACCATCCCGACCGCACCACCCGGTCTGTCCTGGCCCGATGTCGACCGGGTCCCCACCGGCGTCCGCGCCTCGGTCGCCGCCGCGGTGGCGCACCGGCTGTTCCGCCGAGCCCTCGGCCGGCTGCCGTTGCGCGTCGAATATCCGGACGGCACGGCCCTCGGATGCTCCCGCGGCGACCTCGGCGCACCGCGGCTCGTGCTGCACCGTCCCGACGATTTCGCGGCCCGGCTCGGCGTCTCCGGACTGATCGGCTTCGGCGAGGCCTATATGGCCGGCGACTGGTCGGCGCCCGATCCGGCCGCCGCGCTCACCGTGCTCGCCGCGCACATCGAGAGCCTGATCCCGGCCGCGCTGCAGACCCTGCGCGGACTCTATGTAGCGAAACATCCTGGCGCCCAACGCAACACCCGCGACAACACCCGCGACAACATCGCCCGCCACTACGACCTCTCCAACGACTTCTTCGCGCTGTTCCTCGACGAGACGATGACCTACTCGAGCGCGCTCTTCCCGGCGACCGCACCGCCACCGCGCTGGCCCGACCTCGCCGCGGCCCAGCACCGCAAGATCGACCGTGTTCTCGACGCGGCGCGGGTGGGCCCCGGAACCCGGGTCCTGGAGATCGGCACCGGCTGGGGCGCCCTCGCGATACGCGCGGCCGAGCGCGGCGCGCGGGTACGGTCGGTGACCTTGTCCACCGAGCAGCGCGAGCTGGCCCGCGCCCGAATCGATGCGGCGGGTGCGACCGACCGGGTCCGGGTGGATCTTCTCGACTATCGCGAGGTGGACGGCGAATACGATGCCGTCGTCTCGGTGGAGATGATCGAAGCCGTCGGATGCGAATATCTCGATACCTACTTTCGATCCATCGAGGGCCTGCTCGCTCCGCGCGGCCGGGCGGCGCTGCAGGCGATCACCATGCCGCACCGCCGGATGCTCGCCACGCGCGATACCTACACGTGGATCCAGAAATACATCTTTCCCGGTGGTTTCCTGCCCTCCACCCGGCTGATCGCCGAGACGGTCGCGCGCGGCACCGAACTACGCGTGACCGAGCGGTTTCCGATGGGCGCGCACTACGCGCACACCCTCCGCCTGTGGCGGGAGCGGTTCGACGAGTACACCGACCAGGTAGACGGTCTGGGCTTCGACCCGGTGTTCCGGCGGATGTGGCAGTTCTACCTGGCCTACGCCGAAGCCGGGTTCCGCAGTGGTTACCTGGATGTCGAGCAGTTCGTGCTGACCAGAAGAGACGAGGAGATCCGATGA